Sequence from the Tenrec ecaudatus isolate mTenEca1 chromosome 6, mTenEca1.hap1, whole genome shotgun sequence genome:
ACAAAGAACCCAGCATGTGGACCGGACAGTCTATCCCAGTGGCGTGAGAACTGGGTTTCCTTGGCGTTTGTAGGCCTTTGTCTTTTGCTTCTAGAGCAGATGACGCTTTCCCTCCCCACTTTTAAAACTATTGAGTCTATCTTGTTTCTTGACCCATGTCAGGAAGAGGCCCTCCTCCTTGCTCCCTGGACACTGGTTAACAGAAGAAAGCACGTAGCTCTAATTATAGGAGGTGCATCGAGTTCAGAGTGGGAACTTTGAATTCTTCCATTTTCTGACTTTGACCCTTGTGGGTAAGCACCCAAGTTCAGGCTTGTTGCTGCAGGGATGGCCAAaatcaataattttttaaaaagtaaacttaCACTCTCTGCCCTTGGTTGAGGGGGAAGGCTGAGGGGATTCTCAGCAGCCCCCTTGTGATCCAagggtttgtatttttttaagtttgttcaTATTTGTATGTACACATCTATTTAAAGCCAAGGGATTATCTTTCTATAAATATATAACTGGCAACCTGCTCCCTCTCTTATTTGGCCATTTAGCTGGAACTCTTCCTCATTTGAGAAGCCTTTTTACACTGTATTAGCTGAGAGTGAAGGGCACCCCCTGCTGGACTGAAGGAGTGAGGATAAGTCAGTTTACTAAACCCAAGAGTCAAGCAAGCCCACCGCCAtccagtagatgccaactcatagcaaccctatatatatAGAcagaggttcccaaacttacttggcctactgcccccttttcagaaaaacaataACCAGAACCTTGTGTACTGTAGCCcaaaatccaggataaagtgttgagtatctgctttggcagccccCCTATCATATTTTGGAAACTGCTATTATagcgagggaggggtgggggtgcctgTGGCTGTAGATCTTCACAGGAGGGGATAGCTTCCACTTGCTTCATGGAGTGGCTGACAGGCTtgcacccacccccctcaccgtGGTTAGCAGTACAGTGCTCGCCCAACAGTTTTATGGagtgaaatattttttcttccataGTCTCTTATGACATCTTCCTACTTTATTTGCTCACCCAATTGTAGCCATATCTGAAAAAAGGTTTCTTTATTATAAGGAAGATACAATCAAATCTAGCTGGGAGGTGGTGGGAGTGGGAAGTATGGATAAAGGTAATCATCAAACAAGCTGTCCAAACGCATGGTTTCCCGCTGTGGAGAAGACACGTGGCCTTTACCTCACCTGCTTTTCCTGATTCAAAGAAATCAGCCCCTGACATGACTGGGTGGTTCAGGAGCCCCAGGTGCCAATATCTTCCTGGAAGTGGGCGGAAAGgtatatagttttttttttttaggcattCGAGAGATAAATGATAGTATAAAGAAGGGGGCCGTTGTCCCCATGTCTTCCTCACACCTACAGTGCTTTTGCTTTCCCTGCACCATCCCTCAATACTTGTTGATCCCGAAGAGACGAACCCCGTGGAACTGGGGCAATTTTGGCAGCAGTACACTGAGCAGCGAGGCTGTGTTGATGAGAAAGTGAGCAGCATCATACTTGGTGTAGAAGCTGGCCAGGAGATAGCTAGGACAAGAGAGAGGAAGAGTGAGGTTTGCTTTCCCTTATCCATATTCATGACTTTCCAGTGATGTCTATTGTCTTAAGTGACCACTGCATGTAGTCCTAGGACAGCTGAAACACTCCAGCTAGATGAGCAGTAATCTGGGGAAAGTGTCAGCCTCCATGTTTTCTTAAAATTGCTAGTGACTAATGGCAAGTGATGAGACAATTCCAACCTGGAGGGCTGCTAAAGGCCTATTTGCTTCCACTCCTCAATCAGTGTTCACAGATTACATTCTCCTCTTTAGCAGTGTGAAAACATTTTATCTTATTTGCATCCTTTCCATTCCCCTACTACTAAGGGAGGGAGCAAGAAACGCTTGGTCATCTTTTGCTACTTTGTTACTATTTTCCCTCGGTTTTGAACTAGAATACTACAATATTGTCAGAGGGTCTTAGATGACtcatccccccccctttttaaaacTTCCCTGTGGGCCTTTATACCTGGCTCTTGGAATTCATTCCTACCCAGCATCTCCCATCCCCCTACACTTACAGTACAATCGGAGAGATGCTGAGGAACTTGCGAGAAGAAGTAAACTGGAGGCCGTAGTCCATCTGCTCCCAGTGTGTCAGCAGCCGAGCTTTTCCTTGGTCGGGGGTCTCAAAGGGTGTCCCTTTCACTGTATGTAGGAAGACATACATAGcctgggaggagggaaagggcattATGAAAGGGCAGACTTGTAAGATAGGAATACAGCCCAAGGAGTGTACAAGGTAGGAATCAGACAATCCCAAAAGGAAGACACCCCCAAAGAAGCCCTGCTAAGAGTCTGGCTCGGTGCTCACCAGGTTGTGGAGGACGTTGGTCAGGGTCCAGACAACAGGGACGCTGAAGAAGGGGATGCTGAGGAGAACCACGTGCAGCAGCCCTACTAAGATGACGTAGGCCAGCCAGATGCCACGGCTGTTCATCACTCGAGTGTTGGGGTTTACTTCGCTGTGTGCCACCCCCACATTCATCCTATCACAGTAGAGGATCAGCAGAGGAttcaatttccttttaccttgAGTGGAGCTTgtacctcgcccccccccccccccgcccaacgtCCCACCCCTTTGTGTCCTGAATAGCCAAATCCCTGAACTCAAATGGGAATGAGAAAACTTACTCATTATACACAAGAAAAAGGTAA
This genomic interval carries:
- the ORMDL2 gene encoding ORM1-like protein 2 encodes the protein MNVGVAHSEVNPNTRVMNSRGIWLAYVILVGLLHVVLLSIPFFSVPVVWTLTNVLHNLAMYVFLHTVKGTPFETPDQGKARLLTHWEQMDYGLQFTSSRKFLSISPIVLYLLASFYTKYDAAHFLINTASLLSVLLPKLPQFHGVRLFGINKY